A single Planctomycetota bacterium DNA region contains:
- a CDS encoding helix-turn-helix domain-containing protein translates to MAKMFYTSEEAQEALGLDEEGLKQLTREGKLREFRDGSRIMYKSDQVDSLRGETGGDAVDLAGDSMGDSIGLADSAGASGSAIGLADTGDTGGGLGLSPDDTAADLGLSGSLGGVPSPSDTGSGSGITVLEDTGAGDPAAQTAISASVSDQINLEATGSGSGLLDLTREQDDTSLGADVLDDIGPGGTGLGGSVGGSMGGSFGGSGSNMGGTALGQAVPGQTMATPVPGQVPMAAAAAAYDPSSAAFAGLALGGIIASFIGLLAVAGLALRAVPGVLAPITTPGEAGDNALIYVLVGGLVLSVILAAIGFVIGKSSS, encoded by the coding sequence ATGGCCAAGATGTTCTACACGTCGGAAGAAGCTCAGGAAGCCCTGGGCCTCGATGAAGAGGGACTCAAGCAGCTCACCCGCGAGGGCAAGCTCCGCGAGTTCCGTGATGGTTCGCGCATCATGTACAAGTCCGATCAGGTCGACAGCCTTCGCGGCGAGACCGGCGGCGATGCGGTCGACCTTGCCGGCGATTCGATGGGTGACTCGATCGGTTTGGCCGACTCGGCGGGCGCGTCCGGTTCGGCCATCGGTCTGGCCGACACGGGCGACACCGGTGGTGGCCTCGGGCTCAGCCCCGACGACACGGCGGCCGACCTCGGCCTCTCCGGCAGCCTCGGCGGCGTCCCCAGTCCCTCCGACACCGGCTCCGGCTCGGGCATCACCGTTCTCGAAGACACCGGCGCCGGCGACCCCGCCGCCCAGACCGCCATCTCCGCTTCCGTCTCTGATCAGATCAACCTCGAAGCCACCGGCTCCGGGTCCGGCCTGCTCGACCTCACCCGCGAGCAGGACGACACCTCGCTCGGCGCCGACGTCCTCGACGACATCGGTCCCGGCGGCACGGGCCTCGGCGGCAGCGTTGGCGGGTCCATGGGCGGCAGCTTCGGCGGGTCCGGCTCGAACATGGGCGGCACCGCCCTCGGCCAGGCCGTCCCCGGACAGACCATGGCCACGCCCGTCCCCGGCCAGGTGCCGATGGCCGCGGCCGCTGCGGCGTACGACCCGTCGTCCGCAGCCTTTGCCGGTCTCGCACTCGGCGGGATCATCGCCTCGTTCATCGGCCTGCTTGCTGTGGCCGGTCTCGCACTCCGCGCCGTGCCCGGCGTTCTCGCACCGATCACTACGCCTGGAGAAGCCGGCGACAACGCGCTGATCTACGTGCTGGTCGGCGGCTTGGTGCTCTCGGTTATCCTCGCCGCGATCGGCTTTGTCATCGGCAAGTCGTCGTCCTAA